The Peromyscus maniculatus bairdii isolate BWxNUB_F1_BW_parent chromosome 3, HU_Pman_BW_mat_3.1, whole genome shotgun sequence genome segment TTCTAGGGACTGACTTCCAGGTTGCCCTTCCTCATTCCCACCAGCACCTCTCCATTCACAGTGCATATTACTAGCCACTTACCTGCCTTCCTTCTTGATGTGGCAGACATAGTGACCACACATAGTAGAAGTGCCCATGTGACTAATGAAGGCAAAGAGCTGATActctggagaagaaaagaaagataaagctgAGGAGAAACTATGAGGTTCCTGTGTGACAGTATTTAACagctcaaacccaggacaagAGTTTCAGGAACATGGGGCAAAGGGAATCTCAGCTTCTAGAATTCCACCCTCACGAGCCCTATCAGAGGCAAAGCTTCTAACCCCTCAGACCGGAGGGCACAGCACTAGAATGCGGGCATGGTGCAGCAGACAGCCTCGGGTTTGCTCTGATGCTCGGAGACACTCACTTCCTGGACCATCCCGGACTTTAGGTCCCACTGGCACAGACTCAGAAATGGAGTCAGCAGCTGAGCGTCCCTCTGAGATGTCCATAGCAGCTTCTGCATCTAGGTCGTCAATGTGACTGAAGATCCAGTCTACAGCCCGTTCTAAACTATTGTTCTTGGAGAGGAGGGAAGTGTTACTTTTCCTAACGAGTCAGGCAGGCACACCAACACAGTGGCTATCACAATCACACAAGGGGCAGCCAGGTTCAACCACACTACACTGGGTTTTGGTTCCACTAACCCGAGGTGTTAAGATAACGTtactcccacccccactttttccCATGGCTCCAAGTCCTTAGCTGGGGCAGCCCATACCGTGGCCCGCAGAGCTTTCAGGGCCTGGTCCCTCGAGAAGCCCATGGAAACAATTGTGGTCACACAGTCCTCTGGTGGGGGGTCAGCTGCTGCACTTGTAGAACCAGGGCCACTGGAGCCAGGCAGGATGAGGGGGTTTGCAAAATCTGTGGACGGGGAAGGGAGGAGTGTTTGCAGGGGTGGATGGAGGCCCTGCCCCATCCTGGTACCCACCTCTGCCTACCTGGATCATCCATGTGTGACATGACCCAGTTCATGGCTGCTTCTGCCCCACTGTTGCCTGTGTAGTAGACAGCTTTCCGGCAGGCATCCATAGGGAAGCCCATTTCCACCAACTGTATGATAACGGATTCATCCAACATGGGCGCTGTGGCAGAATGGTAGGCACTATGACTTACTGCTACTGTTCTACTTGTTTCTTTATCCTCCCACATGCCAAGCCTCTAGTCTCTTCCCAATTCCCTATTACATGTTTTTCTCTTCCAAGGATAGGTATTTCATACCAGAACTAAAAGCAGCCACAGCAAAATGTGGACCTGGTATCCCAAAGGTGATCGACTTTCTGCCATTTATGGACCATGatacccttctccctccccacccaaacCAAGGAAGTAACAAAGATATAGAGGCGATTAGCCAAGGGCCAAGGCTACTGACACTCATATGAGAATGAAGCTGGAGTATTGTAGCCAGTCTTCACATCCAATAAAGGTCCAGAGGAAATTGgaaagggaggacaggagaaacaTAAAGGATGGAGGGGCAGTGCAGAAAAGCCCTCCCCCATTagtaagggagagagacaggcaggaagaagaaTCACTAACATGTCGGAGAGGAGAAGTGAGGGGAGCAGAAGGAGTCTTCGTCTTCGTTGCCATAGAAACCAAGGCTACCTTTGGGCTCATCCGGAGTGACCAGGGGTGGGGCAATGTCAGGCAGCTCCTCCTCTCCTGGCTGTAGCCCTGCTCCCCTCAACTGGGAGATGTCTAGCTCCTCTGGCATCTCAATGGACACATCTGCAATTGGAATGGCAGGAAAGGGTCACTTCAGTAGCTCCCTAATGGTCACAGCAGACCCTCAAGCTCCTGCCCCACGGTTTGGAACTGCTCTTAATAGGTCCAACCTTGGGATACACGTGGAAGTCTAGGGGTCAAGGGACATATATTCTAGTCCTAAATCTACTACTGTCTGAGCTACAGACAGGCCAGGGGCCTTTCACAGTCAGAGTGCCTTAAACATCTGTAGGTCTCAATTTCCTTATCTAGAAAATCAAGATAAATCAGTAGTGTCAAGGACCTGTAGGACCTGCTTTAAGGTTATCACAATAAAAATAGTTAtcaattagaaaaatattaacaataaaatcaGTTGTAAATCACAACTATCAAAATAGTTTTAGCCAGGCATCATgacacatgtccttaatcccagcacttgagaggcagaggcaggcagatctttatgagcaTGGGGCCAACATAATTTACatggcaaattccaggccagccagggctacacagtgagaccctgtcttaaaaacaacaacaaaaaaccccaaaaaagtTTTAATTAGTCTTTTCAAACTAGGTACATTTTGAAACATACACAAAATGTTTCCTCTTTTAGAGAAAAATCTGAGGAACACTAGTTGATATATGTTAAGAATATCTTTTTCTAGGGCTTTCTACATTACCACCCTCACCCCGACCAGCATACCCAGTTTCTTGGGCACCCAGTCTAAGCCAAAGGTGAACTTCTTGATCTGGATGACCAGGTAGTCAGGGAAGGAAGCAAACCGTGTAGTCCTGGAGAGAGAAAATGTGCTGGTACCCCAGGACGCTCCTTTCTCTACCTGGATTTGAACTCTCTTAGATAAAGTCCAGTATCCAGGAAGAGACTCCCTTTTTTCTTGCCTGGGTAGGGGTCAGGGACCTACACAaggggctgcaggagccaggaagAGGACTATTTTATTGACAGAAGCAGCAATGGGCTGGGGACTTGGTCCTTAAAACTGAAGCAGCTCTTCAGATCTCAAGGCCATGCCAGTGGCCAAAAGCAAGCTCTTTGCTACAAGTCCAATTAAGCCTTTAGCTGACCACTAAAAGCCTGTACTCTGGCATAATGAAGAGGATGTGCAGAGGCCATATTGGAAAAAAGCCTGCACTATAAACGAGAAGCATCAGGAAAGGATAATGTAAGAGATGCAGTCATCACTGCGTCCATCCTTGTTGGGGCCTCCTGGTCCCCTCAGGAACAAAACCCCAGGCCTAGGGGATTTAACCTTGAGAGCTCAACCAAAAGGAATGAGCAAAGAGCCAAGAGGCACATATGTCTTTTATGATTACCCCACTAAAGGCCTACAGCTCAAACCCGGGCCAAAGGACATACTTGACAGCTACTGATTTCGCCTGTAGGGCTGTGCTCCAGAAGTCATCCACCTGCTCAGGGGCCCCGTAGGCTTCCAGGCAGGAGCTGAAGGGCACCTGGGCCCGAACCAGTTCTGGCAGTGGGACTTTCTCCTCTTCAGCTTGCCGCTTCTTCTCTTCATACTCTAGAAGCTCCTCTGGTGAAAGAATTGGGTGGTGTACTCTTAGAGGATGTCCCTTGTTCTCTGTTCAGCTTTGCCCTTTATTCCTGTTCCTCTACCCCACCAAGCCTACTGGACATGTACTTTGCCTGTCATCACAACAGTGCTAACAGGCTGCAGGAAAGATTAACGCCATTCCCACTGTGGCCCAGCTTCAGACCTCAGCCTCCATCCACACCAAGGCCTTGTTGAGCGAGCAAGCTACCTTTGTTAAGGGCTGCATCCATGGGCACAGGCAGCTGCATGATGTAGTCAACTCGCTGAGTGTACTTAACCTTCTCTGTGGCCAGGCATTTGATCTTTTCTTCCACCAAGAAGCGGAACACTTCATTTGGATTTTCAGAACTCCGGCAATTCCTCTACGGGAAACAGGCAGGATAGGAAGGTCTGGGCAGCCAGGGAACAAACTGAGGCTCAAAAAATGTATCAGGGAACCAGTAGGGAACAGCAGTGGATTAGAAAATAGCCACTGAGGAGCACAGGGATGCAAGACAGAGTAAAAGCCTTCCCTAACTAACCACCCTTAACCCTGCTTCTCTActtttaacccccccccccccccgaaataatctatttttctttataagcagTAAGTATTCTTGGGTTGGGGATGAACCCAGAGacttgggcatgctaggcaagtgcactACCTTGGTGCCCTACCTCCCAGCCCTCTTCATCTTTAATTGTGGCTGCTGTTCTAATCCTAATTGGGCAGATCACAAGAAGGATTGCAGGTAAAGACCAGCACTTGTCTTGACTATTTTCCTCAGGTGCAAGTGCAGGTACTTGTACAGGGCACTAGTACTCAGGTACTAGACAGGGCAGGCTAACTGCAAACAGACTGCTGACTTACAAAGCTGGGCTTGAGAAGAGGAGGTAAGTGGGACCAACTGAAGGCAAACAGGAGAACCAATACCAGCCTCTCTGCCATCTTCCCATCcttacctccaccatgttgatAAGGTGAAGGAAGAATTCCTGGGCATCCTGCTGCCGATTCGTGGAGAACTCCGGGTGGCCCTTGCCAATGAGGGCCTTGAACATTCGAGGGGCAATGCCATCTTGAACTTCCTAGGCAGAGCCAGGGCAGAGACTCAGTAGCCACCCACTGACCCAATTTGGACACTTCCCAGCTCTTAGTTTCCCTATAGAATTCTACAGTCTGAAAAGGATAAAACCCTAAACTCACCTTTTGTTCTGGTACCTGCTCCCCATCACCTGACTCCATTGCTGGCTTGGAATATTCTCCAGAGAGAAGGCCATGGCCCAGCTTGGCCCTGTAATAACAGCCAAGGAAACTATTTAGCTTAGTCAACTAATGATCCTTGCAGCTATCTGtatcttttcctcttcccctcaATCATGCTCATGACCCGTCTTTAAACAAGTCTTAAGACCGTGTGTGTGGTGTTGTCAGGATGGGGACAAGAGGAACTCAGCTCAAGAGGCAGCCCACAGCTTCTAACTGTCCAGGGCTCTGATGATGCCCACCCAAGGTGGTCACGGTTTATACAACAGCCTTTGTACGAATGACCTGACTACATACACCTGGGTGCTGAAGTCTTGGGTGGGGTCTGTTGGGGCATTCTGGAAGATCTTCTCCAATTTATCCACATACCTAGaaggcaaaacaaataaataggtaggtaggcaggcaggcaggcaggcaggcaggcaggcagataggtaggtaggtaggtaggtaggtaggtagatagatagatagatagatagatagatagatagatagatagatttaaaaaaaaaaaacaggaaaaaggaagagataaCTCATCTAATCTCAGGAACA includes the following:
- the Usp5 gene encoding ubiquitin carboxyl-terminal hydrolase 5 isoform X1, which gives rise to MAELSEEALLSVLPTIRVPKAGDRVHKDECAFSFDTPESEGGLYICMNTFLGFGKQYVERHFNKTGQRVYLHLRRTRRLKEEDTSAGTGDPPRKKPTRLAIGVEGGFDLTEEKFEYDEDVKIVILPDYLEIARDGLGGLPDIVRDRVTSAVEALLSADSASRKQEVQAWDGEVRQVSKHAFNLKQLDNPARIPPCGWKCSKCDMKENLWLNLTDGSILCGRRYFDGSGGNNHAVEHYRETGYPLAVKLGTITPDGADVYSYDEDDMVLDPSLAEHLSHFGIDMLKMQKTDKTMTELEIDMNQRIGEWELIQESGVPLKPLFGPGYTGIRNLGNSCYLNSVVQVLFSIPDFQRKYVDKLEKIFQNAPTDPTQDFSTQVAKLGHGLLSGEYSKPAMESGDGEQVPEQKEVQDGIAPRMFKALIGKGHPEFSTNRQQDAQEFFLHLINMVERNCRSSENPNEVFRFLVEEKIKCLATEKVKYTQRVDYIMQLPVPMDAALNKEELLEYEEKKRQAEEEKVPLPELVRAQVPFSSCLEAYGAPEQVDDFWSTALQAKSVAVKTTRFASFPDYLVIQIKKFTFGLDWVPKKLDVSIEMPEELDISQLRGAGLQPGEEELPDIAPPLVTPDEPKGSLGFYGNEDEDSFCSPHFSSPTSPMLDESVIIQLVEMGFPMDACRKAVYYTGNSGAEAAMNWVMSHMDDPDFANPLILPGSSGPGSTSAAADPPPEDCVTTIVSMGFSRDQALKALRATNNSLERAVDWIFSHIDDLDAEAAMDISEGRSAADSISESVPVGPKVRDGPGKYQLFAFISHMGTSTMCGHYVCHIKKEGRWVIYNDQKVCASEKPPKDLGYIYFYQRVVS
- the Usp5 gene encoding ubiquitin carboxyl-terminal hydrolase 5 isoform X2 codes for the protein MAELSEEALLSVLPTIRVPKAGDRVHKDECAFSFDTPESEGGLYICMNTFLGFGKQYVERHFNKTGQRVYLHLRRTRRLKEEDTSAGTGDPPRKKPTRLAIGVEGGFDLTEEKFEYDEDVKIVILPDYLEIARDGLGGLPDIVRDRVTSAVEALLSADSASRKQEVQAWDGEVRQVSKHAFNLKQLDNPARIPPCGWKCSKCDMKENLWLNLTDGSILCGRRYFDGSGGNNHAVEHYRETGYPLAVKLGTITPDGADVYSYDEDDMVLDPSLAEHLSHFGIDMLKMQKTDKTMTELEIDMNQRIGEWELIQESGVPLKPLFGPGYTGIRNLGNSCYLNSVVQVLFSIPDFQRKYVDKLEKIFQNAPTDPTQDFSTQVAKLGHGLLSGEYSKPAMESGDGEQVPEQKEVQDGIAPRMFKALIGKGHPEFSTNRQQDAQEFFLHLINMVERNCRSSENPNEVFRFLVEEKIKCLATEKVKYTQRVDYIMQLPVPMDAALNKEELLEYEEKKRQAEEEKVPLPELVRAQVPFSSCLEAYGAPEQVDDFWSTALQAKSVAVKTTRFASFPDYLVIQIKKFTFGLDWVPKKLDVSIEMPEELDISQLRGAGLQPGEEELPDIAPPLVTPDEPKAPMLDESVIIQLVEMGFPMDACRKAVYYTGNSGAEAAMNWVMSHMDDPDFANPLILPGSSGPGSTSAAADPPPEDCVTTIVSMGFSRDQALKALRATNNSLERAVDWIFSHIDDLDAEAAMDISEGRSAADSISESVPVGPKVRDGPGKYQLFAFISHMGTSTMCGHYVCHIKKEGRWVIYNDQKVCASEKPPKDLGYIYFYQRVVS